Genomic window (Oryza sativa Japonica Group chromosome 3, ASM3414082v1):
CTGCAGAGATAGTACTAGCTAGTActgcctgacatgtgggcccaccaCATTCAGTTCGGTTACTGCAGGATAGAGTGATAcatcctccgtctcaaaaataAAGCTATTTGTGATCAGATttgtgtctaacgtttgatcgtttattttattttttaaaaaagttatgattagtatttttattgttattagacgataaaacatgaataatactttatacgtcacttattttttatttttttataaattttttacatAAGATGGACGATACAGAAACTACAAATGATGTTGGTACGGTGGGTGTACTATATAAATATTCAGGAACACGGTTACAGCCGGGACCGAGGCACCATAAGCATTGCATTTGCATTTTGCATTTCCTGGTGTGTGTGTGTCGTGTATCTATCGATCGGTATCATGAGACAGGCACCAACTTGTGCACTGCCGGTGCTGGACCTCAGACTCAGTAGTGGACGTGATCTGGCCTCTCGCCCGGACCCAATAATATCCCTGATCACCCCATTCAGCCTCCGCTCGTGCAAATGCTTGATCGAGCTGTTTCCTGTGAAATTCCTTGGACAAACCCTGGTCGGGTCAGAGGACtaacttttgggggaaaaaggAAATGGAATGTAGGTTCCGATCATTTGAGCTACGGCTGATAAGGcgcttaaaaaataataaatgaagcaaccaaaaataatttatggataAATTTTTTTACGTTTGTACTATTGGCGGTTTATATACTAATGCTGGAGAATATAGAGACAATCAAGTTCAAATATAAAATTGtgtttcaactcaaattttggTTGTAATAGGATAGGCTGATAATTAAGCAATCGATGAGATGCTAAATTTATTGAACTCTTGCTTCACATATATCCgatcgagaaaaaaaagatacctCATGAAAAGTATATATCAGAAATATTTAGGACGAGATATATATAGTACGACTGGATAATTGAATCAGAGATATTTAATTTAAATATacagtttttttaatagatgacaccgttgaATTTTGgaataacgtttgaccatttattttattaaaaaatagtaaaaataTGCTAAAGTATAAGTCGTACTTAAAGTTTCTTTAATGATAATACATGACACAAAAAGATAAATGTCATTTGTATAACTTTTTTGAATAgcacgaatggtcaaacgtcatgttaaaaatcaatggtgtcatctattaaaagcGGAAGTGAGAACTAGGATAATTGAATTTAAATTAAACTGTAGATTTTAATGAATATTTaaactatttatttattataaaattaaaggtcaaagtttgaaaaaaatatcctaaacatcatatatttatatatttatgacCAGATGAAGTATATGACATACAAATTTATCTGTATATATTTGGATCCATTTTGGGTATAAGTAAAAAGGGCTCATCTTATAAGAAATTCAGAAAAAGAAACTCTGCGAGTGGCAGCAATACTGTTCCCGAGGTTGAAAAATTACCATGGGCCATACTTGGCCCATACCTCATGAAAAGCCTATCATTGTGGCCCAGTTCTATCATCTCAAATCTCAGTACTAGGTCAATTCACACAGATCTCTGATAAACTTCTGTCAAAATAAACCGACATAAGAATTAAGAAATATAGGGAAATTAAAAACAGATGCCACTATATGTGTTACTCTTAACCATTACTCCTACAGGACAAACGGATGGAGCTTAATGGAAACAAATTACGCCCACGGATCAACCAAACAGTTGAGCCAAAGCCAAAGAAACGGGACCAAAATTTGCAGTAATGGACAAATCAAGAAACGACGAAAACGAGAATAATGAGGGGCCCCGAAAATAAagtcaaatataattatatgtgCATGACTGCACgcatatgatgatgatgatgaggccCAAGATTAATCAGCTAATAATTTTGGTACTCTTTATTTAACCACGTGCATGCATGGCCCATCATCGATAtccctcgatctctctctctgtaaTATATGTACCAACATTACCATGTACTTTACATGTGTGGCAAATTAACAGCTTAATTCAATGTCACACTGACTTAGTTAATCTGCTCAACACCAAAATATACAACATAAATATAgggtgaaaaaaataattaagaaacaccaaATTGGAACACTACTATATATAGCAGTATAAATTTGATGTGTAGTGTTGGAGCGTAGTATgtacgtacttcctccgttttaggttataagacattttgactttggtaaaAGTCAAATTgatttaagtttgaccaagtttatagaaaaaaaatagtaacattttaaacccaagataaatttattacgaaaaatatattcaattgttGATCTGATGgcactaatttagtattataaatattattatatttgtctataaacttagccaaatttaaaataatttgactttaatcaaattcaaaacgttttataacctgaaatagagggacggagggagtagtatatatggATGTCTTGGTTTTGCAGTGCTGGTTTTTTTTGGGTTGGTTTGTTGATGGATTAGGTTACCGATGTGTAATTAGCACCAGTTGCTTAGGCTATGGACGTCCACGAATTGGACTGCATCGTCGAcgtccttgccgccgccgccgccgccgtcgtagaGGCACTGCCCTTGAAGGGCGCCGCCTTGGGTGGCCGTCGTCGCTGCTTGGTATGCGCCGTCGAAGTAGTCGGACCACCGGAGCTCGTCCAGCACGCCGGCGTAGTGGTCCATCGTCGCGATGGGGTTGGCGTGCCCCAGGTCCAGCCACGGcaggttggtggtggtggcggcggcggcggcggcgacgttggcGCTCtgctcggcggcgtcggccgcgGCGGGGCTGAGGCCGGCCATGGAGGTGAGCGTGCTGGAGCTAGACGCCGagggggcgacgacgacgccgcagTGCGACAGCGCGTCCatgtcgaaggcggcggcggcgccgcatcCGGCCGCGGCCTGCTGCTGCATGCTCAGCGCGTGGTGGTAGGCCGAgaacgtcgtcgtcgacgacgagggcgccgccgccgccgccgccgcaggccagTAGTCGTCGAGCGGCATCTTGATGCCGTCGACCAGCTGCATTGCGCCGACGAGcggcgcctgctgctgctgctgcacggccgccgccgtcggtatcTGCAGCTCGGCGTCGCTGAACACCGCGCGGCAGGTGGCCGtcgacctcgacgccgccgccgccgtcgtgttcGTGGGCGTCGCGGAGGAGTCGGCAGCGAGCGGCTTGTGGGTGGCGGGGTCGATGCCGCGGTCCCTGAGCTTCTTCTTGATGTACGAGTTCCAGAAGTTCTTGACCTCGTTGTCGGTCCGCCCCGGCAGCTGCGCCGCGATCTGCGACCACCTGGCCAGTGCAGTGGCAGTGGCAGCCGCCATTGTCAGAGATGGCACAGAACGGGAGAGAGATTGACAGATGTGTGTGCTACTACTATACAGTACGTACTTGTTGCCAAGCATGGAATGCAGCTGAATGATGAGGTCTTCCTCCTCCTGGGAGAAGGTGCCCCTCTTGAGGTCTGGCCTCAGGTAGTTTATCCACCTCAACCTGCAGCTCTTGCCGCATCTCTCCAGTCCTAATTAACATCACAATTAATTCTCAACTGAATTTAGCTTTAGCCAAGATCGAGCAACAGTAACTGTAGACCACTGACAAAACATTGCATGCAAGCGAAAGCAACACAACTGTTCTTGCATGCTACTCAAGCAGAATTAATAtgcttttttttgagaattaacaGATAATGCAGTAGTATGCATTTGCATATGGGTTAAATTAGCTACCTGCAAGCTTGGGGACGGAGCTCCAGCAACCGTGGCCATACTTGGCGATGTGATTCATGAGCTTctcgtcctcctccggcgacCACAGCCCCCTCCTCAGCTTCTTCTTGTGGCAGCACGACTGCTTCGCCATGGTAGCTCTAGCTGAGGTTGGAAAGGCTGAGAAGAGGAGAATTAAGCTAGCCGAGCTCCCAATGAGCTGGTATAAAAGGGGAGGAGCAAGCAAGCAAAGCCAGCTCAGAAATGCAGATGAGCTCGATCAACGAATTAGCTAGACGGAGAGAGAGGGGCCGGAGGGGCGGAGGTCGCTGTCAGGTAGGTGCCTGGACGCACAGTACACGCTGCTCCAGTGCACGCATGCCCtactgctcctgctgctgctgctgctgccttcgATATCCCTTTCGATCCCTCTGGCTGATTTGCTGTGCAGAGTACGTGCCAAGGGTAAAGTAAGGTAAGGTGATCCAGTGATGAGCCCCAGCTAAGCTAGCTactagctgcatgcatgcatgagagaGATTAGTAAAGCAGGTGGTCATGATAAGCTATAGGCAAAATCGACCTTCACCTCCACCACTGCCTGTACCTTTGTGGGGGCAGTTGCATTGACCCTCCCCTTTTTTAATTTCGGCCCCTGATGCCCCCCGGCCTTTTCTTTCTCTAGCTTAGTTGCTTGGTTGTTGTATCATTACCactttttcttaatttcctcTTCATATATATTTGGCATGCTTAATGACCTTagctttttttctttatttttatttgttttggaGGAGGTGGGG
Coding sequences:
- the LOC107275999 gene encoding uncharacterized protein produces the protein MAKQSCCHKKKLRRGLWSPEEDEKLMNHIAKYGHGCWSSVPKLAGLERCGKSCRLRWINYLRPDLKRGTFSQEEEDLIIQLHSMLGNKWSQIAAQLPGRTDNEVKNFWNSYIKKKLRDRGIDPATHKPLAADSSATPTNTTAAAASRSTATCRAVFSDAELQIPTAAAVQQQQQAPLVGAMQLVDGIKMPLDDYWPAAAAAAAPSSSTTTFSAYHHALSMQQQAAAGCGAAAAFDMDALSHCGVVVAPSASSSSTLTSMAGLSPAAADAAEQSANVAAAAAATTTNLPWLDLGHANPIATMDHYAGVLDELRWSDYFDGAYQAATTATQGGALQGQCLYDGGGGGGKDVDDAVQFVDVHSLSNWC